The genomic window caatgtggggctcgatcccaggacttcaggatcatgacctgagccaaaggcagacgtttaaccgactgagccacccaggcgcccccacaccaTCCCTTTTAATCCTTTCCATGGGTATTTTTAtacgcttaaaaaaaaaaaaggaaagatacgtcaaatgaaaaacaaatcctGACTTAGTAAAGAGAGAGCTCGTGCAAAAGGATTATTGCAcagtgggagaaaggagaaagaaaatcagcagCAATAGGGAGAATGCTCTGGCCAGAAGGTCTGCAAGTGTCTCAAGGGTTAAGCAAAAAGGGGTTTCCTTTTGTAGAAAGGAGTAAACAAAGCTAGAAAGAACCAGGTGGAAAGAAGTGGGATAAAGGTATTAGCGTCAGACAATGTTTTACCCGAAGGCCAGCCCGTTCTCAGGAGAGACTGTCTGCTGGTCCAGGCTGAGGGCAGACCAAAGCCTGGAGGCCGAAGAGAAGCTTAACCAAAATTGGGTTAACAAGCattatgttggggcgcctgggtggctcagtcggttaagcggctgcccttaggctcaggtcctgagatcaagccccgcattgggctccttgctcagaagggagtctgcttctccctcttcctctgctgttccccctgcttctgctctcactcgtgctctctctctcaaataaataaataaaatctttaaaaaagaaaaaacaagcattATGTTCCCATGGATCAGTGGGGACAGTACAGTTCAGCTGATCATTTATGAGGCAGAGAATGGCGATCTGGAGGATCTGGTGTCTGGTCTTGCCATAGGTACCCAAGGGGGGAGGGCACCCACCAGTTTGGTCTAAGTCATTTGGAGAAGAGGTTGATCGCAATGGGCTGTTTTCCGAAACACAAAGAGTGAGATTTCTTAACGTCCACTGTtttccaagatcacagagctcaGGTAAAATTCTAAATGATCAGGAAAGAAAACTCGGGCTCAGAGAGGCGAAGTCTTTTGCCCCTAAGATGCTATTCTCCAAACAAAAGTATGTGTCTGCTTACACCTCCTCCACTCATTCCTCCTCAAGGAGCTTGTCAGCTGTTGGTTTTATTCAATCACTTTACTCTGAAAATAATATGAGACTCTTTTTGGCAAAGTCCACAGGTTCTGACACAAGGAAATTAAACCTCTCTCTTGTCTTTGCAGTTGTCAGACAAAGTCCCACACAGCCCTTGAAAAATCAGTTTCCGGCTCTGCATTGGGAACATGAACTTGGCTTGGCCTTTACCAAGAACCGGATGAACTACACAAATAAATTCCTGGTGATCCCAGAGTCAGGAGACTACTTTGTTTACTCCCAGGTCACGTTCCGAGGAACCACATCTGAGTGTGGTGAAATCCACCAAGTGAGCCGACTGAACAAGCCAGACTCCATCATCGTGGTCATCACTAAGGTAACAGACAGCTACCCAGAGCCGACCCAGCTCCTAATGGGGACCAAGTCCGTGTGTGAAGTAGGGAGCAACTGGTTCCAACCCATCTACCTAGGGGCCATGTTCTCCTTGCAGGAAGGGGACAAGCTGATGGTGAACGTCAGTGACATCTCTTTGGTGGATTacacaaaagaagataaaacttTCTTTGGAGCCTTCTTGCTGTAGGGGCAAGGCAGGCATCC from Zalophus californianus isolate mZalCal1 chromosome 13, mZalCal1.pri.v2, whole genome shotgun sequence includes these protein-coding regions:
- the TNFSF15 gene encoding tumor necrosis factor ligand superfamily member 15; protein product: MAENLGLGFGETASVEMLPEEGSCTPKARARLAARSSMRWALTCCLVSLPILAGLTTYLLVGQLRAQGDACVFQTSKGQEFGPSHQRAYAISGAGGDKPRAHLTVVRQSPTQPLKNQFPALHWEHELGLAFTKNRMNYTNKFLVIPESGDYFVYSQVTFRGTTSECGEIHQVSRLNKPDSIIVVITKVTDSYPEPTQLLMGTKSVCEVGSNWFQPIYLGAMFSLQEGDKLMVNVSDISLVDYTKEDKTFFGAFLL